In Crassostrea angulata isolate pt1a10 chromosome 6, ASM2561291v2, whole genome shotgun sequence, a genomic segment contains:
- the LOC128186552 gene encoding uncharacterized protein LOC128186552: protein MPLTSLRRNLLLQHRRLKEYQLKQKRIRLLKRNEELLRHLRLYRKNLLRLRELAKKAEKYYQIKLDRGRHSRKFKVQENVYNVNFKPLPEKDHSPFVRNVLDAMLNEVKSEMNCRPNDYLRLNIRHPSLDSDIWYEFTQSKHLDARGILEKIKGVQQSKRDFTMTDGAIQFEFFHVQYPEGSGGNKKKHLLLNKENFKKGKKSIVSIQNTDSLCLPRAIVVARLHSKKPQDPVALKVWGKQWTRMMKGDCRSVDQKKQALELMELAGCDPELPCGPIEWRKLQQVLCPEFRLKIFQFETNTRALKLKPIYKGHGNGKCLNVLLERGHYDTILSMPGVSEHKYYCDYCDVGYSHIEEHRTKCPHRCSFCLGDTPCPPEGLSIECSECHGFFKSMGCYQRHLEPTNSKTNTSVCHLMDRCQHCQTWMTKKLLANHKCKGQKQCKICKKIVESDHQCYVQKKPEKKKDKLQLYIYFDFECTQEHGIHSPNLCVAHRVCQHCDHLPVDEACTHCQSLGPRQHVFQGPDTLKEFVDWLLKSECQNKTTHLVHDGAIVIAHNFKGYDGQFILNYIVHKACIKPSVIMNGSKILSMNICDIKFIDSYNYLPFALAKMPSAFGLQELKKGYFPHFFNTEQNQDYLGVYPPPAYYNPDDMSTAGRKDFYAWYEQQRGKVFNFREEFLAYCISDVDILRRCCAKFRATIQSQVRVNPFQEALTFASTANLAYRRSFMSDQTIAIIPNLGYHPARQYSIKACRWLAWMGRRCSIRHAKNGGEVRLENYTVDGYDENTQTVYEFHGCYWHGCPTCYPDRTTDIHPHHPDRTYATVYEQTLRREQELRDKGYKVISIWEHEFDSQLKNQEELQNFVQELDFQDPLNPRDSLYGGRTNAIRLFCTEGDMRYVDVCSLYPYVLKYRPFPVGHPEVLSDNFGDLRAYFGLIKCRVLPPRGLYHPVLPYRSGGKLLFPLCRTCAEQRQSLEPEYQCLHSESERCLTGTWVSTELHKAMDMGYRIERIYEIWHFPQTSNTLFKAYIDTFLKIKQEASGFPPECESEEEKRSYILDIFEREGIMLDPSQIEKNPVKRTIAKLFLNCLWGKFAQRIQLPKSRYLTEEEELQQLLQDCSLEVKGIELLENSEDPNLDMILVNYQEKREFLEECPFGNVVLACFTTAHARLHLYETLEQLGERVLYFDTDSIIYQHEEGKFNPEIINSLGGWTDELDGDRIVKFMSGGPKNYAYITESGKSVCKVKGLTLNYRASTIVSPEALEKMLKEEIDIINVTYPKYIHRTRQHTVQTLPLTKQYRIVYDKRQRISDYRTLPYGF from the coding sequence ATGCCGCTCACATCGCTTAGAAGAAATCTTCTCCTCCAACACCGCCGCTTGAAAGAATATCAGTTGAAGCAGAAAAGGATTCGacttttgaaaagaaatgaaGAATTGCTCCGACATTTGCGCTTATATAGAAAAAACCTACTGCGACTACGGGAATTGGCTAAAAAAGCAGAGAAGTATTATCAGATCAAGTTGGATCGCGGACGACACTCTAGGAAATTCAAAGTGCAGGAGAATGTATACAATGTGAATTTTAAGCCTTTACCCGAGAAAGACCATTCTCCTTTTGTCCGGAATGTATTGGATGCCATGTTGAACGAAGTCAAGAGTGAAATGAACTGCCGTCCGAACGACTATCTGCGGTTGAACATACGACACCCTTCTTTGGACTCCGACATATGGTATGAATTTACTCAAAGCAAGCATCTCGACGCCCGGGGGATACTAGAAAAAATTAAAGGTGTGCAGCAATCCAAGAGAGATTTCACCATGACCGACGGAGCTATACAATTCGAATTTTTTCATGTACAGTATCCCGAAGGAAGTGGcggaaataagaaaaaacatcTGCTCCTCAACAAGGAGAATTTCAAAAAGGGTAAAAAATCCATTGTGAGCATTCAAAATACGGATTCTTTGTGTTTACCGCGAGCAATCGTGGTCGCTCGATTGCACAGTAAAAAACCTCAGGATCCCGTAGCTCTGAAAGTCTGGGGAAAACAATGGACTCGAATGATGAAAGGTGACTGTAGAAGTGTAGATCAGAAAAAACAGGCTCTAGAGCTCATGGAACTTGCCGGATGTGATCCCGAGTTACCCTGTGGCCCTATAGAGTGGAGGAAGTTACAGCAGGTATTGTGCCCTGAATTTCGACTAAAGATCTTTCAATTTGAAACTAACACGCGCGCACTGAAATTAAAACCAATCTACAAGGGTCACGGCAACGGGAAATGTCTGAACGTGTTGCTAGAGCGAGGGCATTACGATACCATACTTTCCATGCCCGGAGTCAGCGAACACAAATATTACTGTGATTATTGCGATGTTGGATATAGCCACATCGAAGAGCATCGTACCAAGTGCCCTCATCGCTGCTCATTTTGTTTGGGCGACACTCCCTGTCCCCCCGAAGGCTTAAGCATCGAATGTTCCGAGTGTCACGGATTTTTTAAGAGCATGGGGTGTTACCAGAGACATTTAGAACCTACCAACTCTAAGACCAACACTTCAGTGTGTCATTTAATGGATCGATGCCAGCACTGTCAGACCTGGATGACCAAAAAATTATTAGCTAACCACAAGTGCAAAGGACAAAAACAATGTAAGATCTGTAAGAAAATTGTAGAGAGCGATCACCAGTGTTACGTGCAAAAGAAGCCCGAGAAGAAAAAGGACAAATTACAGCTGTACATTTATTTCGATTTCGAGTGCACTCAAGAGCATGGAATTCATTCCCCTAACTTGTGTGTGGCTCATCGGGTGTGTCAACATTGTGACCATTTACCTGTGGATGAAGCCTGTACGCACTGTCAGAGTTTAGGCCCCCGTCAACACGTGTTTCAAGGACCGGATACCTTAAAGGAGTTCGTAGATTGGCTATTGAAATCTGAATGTCAGAACAAAACCACCCATTTAGTGCACGATGGGGCCATCGTCATTGCTCACAATTTTAAGGGATACGATGGACAATTTATCTTGAACTATATCGTTCACAAAGCTTGCATCAAACCCTCGGTCATCATGAATGGAAGTAAGATCTTGTCCATGAACATTTGTGACATAAAATTCATCGATTCCTACAACTACTTACCTTTTGCACTCGCAAAGATGCCTTCTGCTTTTGGGTTACAAGAACTGAAAAAAGGGTATTTCCCTCATTTTTTCAACACGGAGCAGAACCAGGATTACTTGGGAGTCTATCCACCCCCCGCTTACTACAACCCAGACGACATGAGCACCGCGGGGCGTAAAGATTTTTATGCCTGGTACGAACAGCAACGAGGAAAAGTGTTTAACTTCCGAGAAGAATTCCTAGCCTATTGTATTTCGGATGTGGACATTTTAAGGCGCTGTTGTGCAAAGTTTAGAGCTACCATACAGTCTCAGGTTCGCGTGAATCCCTTTCAGGAAGCTCTCACTTTTGCCAGCACTGCCAATTTAGCTTACCGGCGGAGTTTCATGTCAGATCAAACCATTGCCATCATTCCCAATCTGGGTTACCATCCTGCTCGCCAGTATTCCATCAAAGCCTGCCGTTGGTTGGCCTGGATGGGTCGTCGATGTTCTATACGACATGCTAAAAACGGAGGTGAGGTTCGACTGGAAAATTACACCGTGGACGGTTACGATGAGAACACGCAGACAGTGTATGAATTCCATGGATGCTATTGGCATGGCTGTCCCACCTGTTATCCAGATCGAACCACAGACATTCATCCTCACCATCCAGACAGGACTTACGCCACGGTCTACGAGCAGACCCTCCGTCGAGAACAAGAGTTAAGGGATAAAGGATATAAAGTCATTAGTATATGGGAACACGAATTTGACAGTCAATTAAAAAACCAAGAGGAGTTACAGAACTTTGTACAAGAATTAGACTTTCAAGACCCCTTGAATCCCAGGGACAGCTTGTATGGAGGCCGGACCAATGCCATTCGTTTGTTCTGTACAGAGGGAGATATGCGCTATGTAGATGTCTGTTCTCTGTATCCTTACGTGCTAAAGTACAGGCCTTTTCCTGTGGGACACCCCGAAGTCCTAAGTGATAATTTCGGAGACTTGAGAGCCTATTTTGGATTGATTAAATGCCGCGTTTTACCCCCACGCGGTCTCTATCATCCCGTCTTGCCTTATCGTTCCGGAGGAAAATTACTATTTCCCCTATGTCGGACATGTGCCGAACAACGACAGAGTCTGGAACCGGAGTACCAATGTTTGCATTCTGAATCTGAACGCTGTCTCACTGGAACCTGGGTAAGCACTGAACTCCATAAAGCGATGGACATGGGATATCGAATTGAGCGCATTTACGAAATCTGGCATTTTCCTCAAACTAGTAACACCTTGTTCAAAGCCTACATAGAcacctttttgaaaataaaacaagaagcTTCAGGATTTCCCCCCGAATGTGAGAGCGAAGAGGAAAAACGGAGCTACATTCTTGACATTTTTGAAAGAGAAGGTATCATGTTAGATCCCTCTCAAATCGAGAAAAACCCCGTCAAAAGAACGATTGCCAAACTGTTTTTGAACTGTCTGTGGGGAAAATTCGCTCAGAGAATTCAACTACCTAAATCTCGTTATTTGACCGAAGAAGAAGAATTACAACAGCTGTTACAGGACTGCAGTCTAGAGGTCAAAGGGATAGAACTCTTGGAAAACTCTGAAGATCCCAACTTGGACATGATTTTAGTCAATTACCAAGAGAAACGGGAATTTCTGGAAGAATGTCCCTTCGGTAACGTGGTATTGGCTTGTTTTACCACGGCTCATGCTCGCCTGCATCTCTACGAAACCTTAGAACAACTGGGGGAACGTGTGCTATACTTTGATACCGACAGTATCATCTACCAACACGAGGAGGGTAAATTCAATCCTGAAATTATCAACAGTTTAGGTGGCTGGACCGACGAACTGGATGGAGATCGGATAGTAAAATTCATGTCTGGAGGACCTAAAAATTATGCCTACATCACCGAGAGCGGTAAATCTGTGTGTAAAGTGAAAGGATTGACTCTGAATTACAGAGCCTCAACCATAGTGTCTCCCGAAGCccttgaaaaaatgttaaaagaagAAATCGATATCATCAATGTGACTTATCCCAAGTATATTCATAGAACCCGCCAACATACTGTCCAGACGCTACCGCTTACCAAACAATACAGGATTGTGTATGATAAACGCCAGAGGATATCTGACTACCGAACCCTACCCTATGGATTTTGA
- the LOC128186558 gene encoding uncharacterized protein LOC128186558: MWRYFTRHKTRRYLDILPDLVYAYNHSYHRSIKRAPADVNASNVLQVWKTLYQKNSSTPFFSPKFHKGDIVRISKAKRTFEKGYLPNWTRELFTISHRVQGAVPYRYKVQDYHGEELEGTFYESELQKVIKEDDVYEVEEILDYKKRRIGKKVIKEIKVRWKGYPPSFDSWIPQTDLLLPK, from the coding sequence ATGTGGAGATATTTCACTCGTCATAAAACTCGAAGATATCTGGATATTTTACCCGATCTGGTATATGCCTACAATCACTCATATCATCGCAGTATAAAAAGAGCTCCAGCTGACGTGAATGCCTCCAATGTCCTACAAGTGTGGAAAACTCTGTATCAAAAGAACTCCTCTACACCCTTCTTTTCCCCTAAATTTCACAAAGGAGACATAGTGCGCATCAGTAAAGCGAAACGAACttttgaaaaaggatatctACCTAACTGGACCAGGGAGTTGTTTACTATATCTCATCGAGTCCAGGGGGCTGTTCCTTATAGATATAAGGTACAGGACTATCACGGAGAAGAATTAGAAGGAACATTTTACGAGTCTGAATTACAAAAAGTCATTAAAGAAGACGACGTCTATGAAGTAGAGGAAATCCTAGACTATAAAAAGCGGCGCATAGGGAAAAAAGTcattaaagaaatcaaagtGCGTTGGAAAGGATATCCCCCTAGCTTTGACTCATGGATTCCTCAAACAGATCTTCTACTTCCCAAATAA
- the LOC128186560 gene encoding uncharacterized protein F54H12.2-like, which produces MMHRESCACGMDSLELFKTSPTNVTLEDSKWMEYYPISSTLQSDTAPIEFEIKGQGDEYIDLSQTYLQMVCKFTKDDGTNLTGDHSTSTPVNNILHSLFTEIDVSLNGKIITPGTDTYPYKAYFEKLLSYQPRTLETQMKACSLWVKDTAGHMDDLKYAAATQAKTAFAVADDEVNIDATQLALTYPNESKNDGLRERHKAIDASKKIVLMDRLHIDLFQQEKFLPNGVDVRLRFNRAKPQFYMMTAALSSGKVSIQSIVMWVRKIKPTPAIQNAINQRLNSETVKYPLRRVEVKTFTIATGSQSKITDHLFQGQMLKRVLLGFVENAAFNGDATKNPFNFKHENIKKLEISINGETMTTRPFEPDFANDQYLRSYLSLYQGLGKLGGDWAPDITLEEYKNGYTLWCVDFTKDQEAQLEKFHLIETGNLRIEVQFSNNLVQTLNCVVYAEFDNLLEINKQREVNIDY; this is translated from the coding sequence ATGATGCATAGAGAGTCTTGTGCCTGTGGGATGGACAGTTTAGAACTGTTTAAAACCTCGCCTACGAATGTTACTTTAGAAGATTCGAAATGGATGGAATATTACCCTATATCCAGTACCCTCCAATCGGACACGGCCCCCATTGAATTTGAAATCAAGGGTCAAGGAGATGAATACATTGATCTCTCACAAACTTATCTCCAAATGGTGTGTAAATTCACCAAAGACGACGGGACTAATTTGACGGGAGACCATAGTACTTCGACTCCCGTTAATAACATCTTACATTCATTGTTCACGGAAATCGATGTGAGTCTCAATGGGAAAATCATTACCCCGGGAACGGACACCTATCCCTACAAAGCCTACTTTGAGAAATTACTATCTTATCAACCCAGAACATTAGAGACTCAGATGAAAGCCTGTAGTTTGTGGGTCAAAGATACCGCTGGACACATGGATGATCTCAAGTATGCCGCCGCCACTCAAGCAAAAACTGCTTTTGCTGTCGCAGATGATGAGGTGAACATCGATGCGACACAATTAGCCTTGACCTACCCCAATGAGTCTAAGAATGACGGATTGAGAGAACGCCACAAGGCTATAGACGCTAGCAAAAAGATCGTGTTGATGGATCGTTTACACATAGATTTGTTTCAACAAGAGAAATTTCTGCCTAATGGGGTAGATGTGCGCCTCCGATTTAATAGAGCGAAACCCCAATTCTACATGATGACAGCCGCCTTGAGTAGTGGTAAAGTTTCTATTCAAAGTATCGTGATGTGggtgagaaaaatcaaacctaCCCCTGCCATACAGAATGCCATCAATCAGCGCTTGAATTCAGAGACAGTTAAATATCCGCTGAGAAGAGTAGAAGTGAAAACCTTTACGATCGCCACGGGGTCACAATCAAAAATCACCGATCATCTGTTTCAAGGACAAATGCTTAAACGTGTTCTCTTAGGCTTTGTAGAAAATGCCGCTTTCAACGGAGATGCTActaaaaatccttttaattttaaacacgAGAACATTAAGAAATTAGAAATAAGTATCAACGGAGAAACCATGACCACTCGGCCCTTTGAGCCCGATTTTGCAAATGATCAGTACCTAAGATCTTATTTGAGTCTGTATCAAGGGCTGGGGAAATTGGGAGGAGACTGGGCCCCGGACATTACCCTGGAAGAGTATAAAAACGGGTACACGCTCTGGTGTGTGGATTTTACGAAAGATCAAGAAGCTCAACTAGAGAAATTTCATCTAATTGAAACTGGAAACTTGAGAATAGAAGTTCAATTTTCAAACAACTTAGTTCAGACTTTAAATTGTGTGGTCTATGCCGAATTCGACAATTTGCTGGAAATCAACAAACAGAGAGAAGTCAACATTgattactaa
- the LOC128187124 gene encoding baculoviral IAP repeat-containing protein 3-like, whose protein sequence is MTSTVDSVINALEMDSCPDPPRTDNTRIAGTAGGFSAADSCSNRVRSDNTRIASAAGFSMSYPNAQSNRKDSPFYSLLDVRHIPPPPPPTMPHIWQYPEYRTFASRYATFQNWPKYLRGPSKTDLARAGFIYTQYGDRVTCFCCGMTLSEWEPVDDAYREHLRWSRYCHFAQTVGSM, encoded by the coding sequence ATGACTTCGACCGTAGACAGTGTGATCAATGCTCTAGAGATGGATTCCTGTCCCGATCCTCCGCGGACTGACAATACAAGAATTGCTGGTACTGCTGGTGGTTTTTCTGCGGCGGATTCCTGTTCCAATCGTGTGCGGAGTGACAATACAAGAATTGCCAGTGCTGCTGGTTTTAGCATGAGTTATCCAAATGCTCAGTCAAATAGGAAGGATTCGCCATTTTACTCGCTTTTGGATGTGAGGCACataccaccaccaccaccacctaCAATGCCGCATATTTGGCAATATCCGGAGTACCGAACCTTTGCCTCTAGGTATGCAACGTTTCAAAACTGGCCAAAATACTTAAGGGGACCCAGCAAAACAGACTTGGCGCGAGCAGGATTCATCTACACTCAGTATGGCGATAGAGTGACCTGTTTTTGTTGTGGAATGACATTGAGTGAATGGGAACCAGTGGACGACGCCTATCGAGAACATCTACGCTGGTCCagatattgtcattttgctCAAACGGTGGGTAGCATGTAA
- the LOC128187127 gene encoding serine/threonine-protein phosphatase PGAM5, mitochondrial-like isoform X2: MVVYKHMLNIAKGIGTATATGILGYAVWSREGTVLNASWTTNFEPSVRWEHNWDRRDPESLVKPLKSNSSEKETKNRENELEKQRPMATRHLLLIRHGQYNLDGKEDSERYLTKLGKKQADYCGKRLKEADIEYTKLISSTMTRAVETAAIIHKHLPQLTWEKEPNLCEGAPIPPEPPIGHWKPEQFFFQDGPRIETAFRKLFHRAEVEQKKDSYEIVVCHANVIRYFVCRALQFPPEAWLRISLDHASITWVTIRPSGRVSIRRLGDSGFIPAKEVTAS; encoded by the exons ATGGTTGTGTACAAGCACATGTTGAACATTGCTAAAGGAATAGGCACAGCCACAGCCACAGGAATATTAGGCTATGCAGTGTGGTCACGCGAAGGAACAGTGCTCAACGCATCCTGGACAACTAACTTTGAACCCAGTGTAAGATGGGAGCACAACTGGGACCG GAGGGATCCAGAGAGCCTTGTAAAACCCTTAAAAAGCAACTCATCAGAAAAAGAGACAAAAAACAGAGAGAATGAGTTGGAGAAACAGAGACCAATGGCCACCCGTCACCTGCTTCTTATTCGACATGGACAGTACAATCTTGATGGGAAAGAGGACTCTGAGAGATATCTCACTAAACTAG GGAAAAAACAGGCGGACTACTGTGGAAAGAGGTTAAAAGAGGCAGACATTGAATACACTAAGCTTATATCTTCTACAATGACCAGAGCCGTGGAGACAGCAGCAATTATACACAAACACCTCCCCCAGCTCACCTGGGAAAAAGAGCCCAACCTGTGTGAAGGAGCCCCCATCCCACCGGAACCTCCAATTGGCCATTGGAAACCTGAACAGTTT TTCTTTCAGGATGGTCCCAGAATAGAGACAGCCTTTAGAAAGCTTTTCCACAGGGCTGAAGTTGAGCAGAAAAAGGACAGCTATGAGATTGTTGTTTGTCATGCTAATGTTATCAGATACTTTGTATGTAG GGCTCTACAATTTCCCCCGGAGGCATGGTTGAGGATTAGTCTAGACCACGCCAGTATCACATGGGTTACAATCCGACCGTCCGGACGGGTGTCGATCCGTAGGCTCGGAGATTCTGGATTTATACCAGCAAAGGAGGTTACAGCTTCATAA
- the LOC128187127 gene encoding serine/threonine-protein phosphatase PGAM5, mitochondrial-like isoform X3: MVVYKHMLNIAKGIGTATATGILGYAVWSREGTVLNASWTTNFEPSVRWEHNWDRRDPESLVKPLKSNSSEKETKNRENELEKQRPMATRHLLLIRHGQYNLDGKEDSERYLTKLGKKQADYCGKRLKEADIEYTKLISSTMTRAVETAAIIHKHLPQLTWEKEPNLCEGAPIPPEPPIGHWKPEQFDGPRIETAFRKLFHRAEVEQKKDSYEIVVCHANVIRYFVCRALQFPPEAWLRISLDHASITWVTIRPSGRVSIRRLGDSGFIPAKEVTAS, encoded by the exons ATGGTTGTGTACAAGCACATGTTGAACATTGCTAAAGGAATAGGCACAGCCACAGCCACAGGAATATTAGGCTATGCAGTGTGGTCACGCGAAGGAACAGTGCTCAACGCATCCTGGACAACTAACTTTGAACCCAGTGTAAGATGGGAGCACAACTGGGACCG GAGGGATCCAGAGAGCCTTGTAAAACCCTTAAAAAGCAACTCATCAGAAAAAGAGACAAAAAACAGAGAGAATGAGTTGGAGAAACAGAGACCAATGGCCACCCGTCACCTGCTTCTTATTCGACATGGACAGTACAATCTTGATGGGAAAGAGGACTCTGAGAGATATCTCACTAAACTAG GGAAAAAACAGGCGGACTACTGTGGAAAGAGGTTAAAAGAGGCAGACATTGAATACACTAAGCTTATATCTTCTACAATGACCAGAGCCGTGGAGACAGCAGCAATTATACACAAACACCTCCCCCAGCTCACCTGGGAAAAAGAGCCCAACCTGTGTGAAGGAGCCCCCATCCCACCGGAACCTCCAATTGGCCATTGGAAACCTGAACAGTTT GATGGTCCCAGAATAGAGACAGCCTTTAGAAAGCTTTTCCACAGGGCTGAAGTTGAGCAGAAAAAGGACAGCTATGAGATTGTTGTTTGTCATGCTAATGTTATCAGATACTTTGTATGTAG GGCTCTACAATTTCCCCCGGAGGCATGGTTGAGGATTAGTCTAGACCACGCCAGTATCACATGGGTTACAATCCGACCGTCCGGACGGGTGTCGATCCGTAGGCTCGGAGATTCTGGATTTATACCAGCAAAGGAGGTTACAGCTTCATAA
- the LOC128187127 gene encoding serine/threonine-protein phosphatase PGAM5, mitochondrial-like isoform X1 has product MVVYKHMLNIAKGIGTATATGILGYAVWSREGTVLNASWTTNFEPSVRWEHNWDRRDPESLVKPLKSNSSEKETKNRENELEKQRPMATRHLLLIRHGQYNLDGKEDSERYLTKLGKKQADYCGKRLKEADIEYTKLISSTMTRAVETAAIIHKHLPQLTWEKEPNLCEGAPIPPEPPIGHWKPEQFQFFQDGPRIETAFRKLFHRAEVEQKKDSYEIVVCHANVIRYFVCRALQFPPEAWLRISLDHASITWVTIRPSGRVSIRRLGDSGFIPAKEVTAS; this is encoded by the exons ATGGTTGTGTACAAGCACATGTTGAACATTGCTAAAGGAATAGGCACAGCCACAGCCACAGGAATATTAGGCTATGCAGTGTGGTCACGCGAAGGAACAGTGCTCAACGCATCCTGGACAACTAACTTTGAACCCAGTGTAAGATGGGAGCACAACTGGGACCG GAGGGATCCAGAGAGCCTTGTAAAACCCTTAAAAAGCAACTCATCAGAAAAAGAGACAAAAAACAGAGAGAATGAGTTGGAGAAACAGAGACCAATGGCCACCCGTCACCTGCTTCTTATTCGACATGGACAGTACAATCTTGATGGGAAAGAGGACTCTGAGAGATATCTCACTAAACTAG GGAAAAAACAGGCGGACTACTGTGGAAAGAGGTTAAAAGAGGCAGACATTGAATACACTAAGCTTATATCTTCTACAATGACCAGAGCCGTGGAGACAGCAGCAATTATACACAAACACCTCCCCCAGCTCACCTGGGAAAAAGAGCCCAACCTGTGTGAAGGAGCCCCCATCCCACCGGAACCTCCAATTGGCCATTGGAAACCTGAACAGTTT caGTTCTTTCAGGATGGTCCCAGAATAGAGACAGCCTTTAGAAAGCTTTTCCACAGGGCTGAAGTTGAGCAGAAAAAGGACAGCTATGAGATTGTTGTTTGTCATGCTAATGTTATCAGATACTTTGTATGTAG GGCTCTACAATTTCCCCCGGAGGCATGGTTGAGGATTAGTCTAGACCACGCCAGTATCACATGGGTTACAATCCGACCGTCCGGACGGGTGTCGATCCGTAGGCTCGGAGATTCTGGATTTATACCAGCAAAGGAGGTTACAGCTTCATAA
- the LOC128187128 gene encoding otolin-1-like isoform X2 encodes MHIVQYSMVFISDHSFYCYTRMKSLLLFIVLLCTQSVCTGNQRKSVRKSSWGLLGKYQSLINDIYQIREAITDLIKGGLIKGEAGEAGVNGTQGSKGIKGEMGATGQTGLIGGMGDKGEKGDVGPKGERGEVSPSGAEDNRHAKGDTGLQGLRGDTGKM; translated from the exons ATGCACATTGTGCAGTACTCCATGGTATTCATCAGTGACCACTCATTCTATTGTTACACCAG GATGAAGTCGTTGCTGTTGTTCATAGTTCTTCTCTGTACCCAGTCCGTGTGTACGGGAAATCAGCGCAAGTCCGTGAGAAAATCCTCCTGGGGACTCCTTGGAAAGTATCAGAGTCTCATAAACGACATCTACCAAATTAGAGAAGCCATTACAGACCTCATCAAAg GAGGACTTATCAAGGGTGAGGCAGGGGAGGCTGGCGTAAATGGAACCCAGGGTTCAAAGGGAATAAAGGGGGAAATGGGAGCCACCGGCCAGACAGGCTTAATAGGAGGAATGGGAGATAAAGGAGAGAAAGGAGATGTGGGCCCAAAAGGTGAACGTGGGGAGGTTAGTCCAAGTGGTGCTGAAGACAATCGGCATGCTAAAGGGGACACGGGATTACAGGGACTACGGGGAGACACTGGAAAAATGTAA
- the LOC128187128 gene encoding collagen alpha-1(VI) chain-like isoform X1, protein MQTARTSESYDNVSLLLITSYCIYRYHKHLLSIYILTLFYIRMKSLLLFIVLLCTQSVCTGNQRKSVRKSSWGLLGKYQSLINDIYQIREAITDLIKGGLIKGEAGEAGVNGTQGSKGIKGEMGATGQTGLIGGMGDKGEKGDVGPKGERGEVSPSGAEDNRHAKGDTGLQGLRGDTGKM, encoded by the exons ATGCAGACTGCAAGGACGTCAGAGAGTTACGACAACGTCAGTTTATTATTAATCACTTCTTATTGTATATACCGGTATCATAAACATCTTCTCAGCATCTACATTTTAACGCTCTTCTACATAAG GATGAAGTCGTTGCTGTTGTTCATAGTTCTTCTCTGTACCCAGTCCGTGTGTACGGGAAATCAGCGCAAGTCCGTGAGAAAATCCTCCTGGGGACTCCTTGGAAAGTATCAGAGTCTCATAAACGACATCTACCAAATTAGAGAAGCCATTACAGACCTCATCAAAg GAGGACTTATCAAGGGTGAGGCAGGGGAGGCTGGCGTAAATGGAACCCAGGGTTCAAAGGGAATAAAGGGGGAAATGGGAGCCACCGGCCAGACAGGCTTAATAGGAGGAATGGGAGATAAAGGAGAGAAAGGAGATGTGGGCCCAAAAGGTGAACGTGGGGAGGTTAGTCCAAGTGGTGCTGAAGACAATCGGCATGCTAAAGGGGACACGGGATTACAGGGACTACGGGGAGACACTGGAAAAATGTAA